In one window of Patescibacteria group bacterium DNA:
- a CDS encoding ATP-binding protein: MKIDEKSILLYNKDKKKLMKIKQKLNLGFIIVIILIIIPVGVSIFALKKVNGFYESTQKLNKLTDLFYSEDLSIDKYSHILMMDDQDDVSRNEKLTSSEKTFLNDYSEANNLIQSLKEECFSDEGSEIVDKLSLNHVYFKEAFERIKEVFVNVKTSEEKISLKLNEISQKRDLIKEEIFDSELQNASSTKNFFYLSLSKYNEIKNLESSFLYSSTNKESLDTLLFSINNFETHIKESSLFDDRTKVFLLFKEYRNQLDIFFADNEYKNFDDYSIDLEIRKLDDHVAILLKGDANNALLRLKEIRTEKIKEMFLFLEIFNLFFLIVIILATFLISKKVSMNIVDPILKLREFSNKIGGGIEHEPLRIETKDEMGDLSRVFNEMDIKLKKSNDELLDKINELKIKDNIESLIESLTDGIIMYDKSKNIVLKNSAVKKILNISDRKLSLKNLYSIFAKHNLEFHIDLSLKTNEIYRIDNVDLLGKKFEVIITQVADYNNKIVGGLMIFHQKENSEIILHKDSSKVDFGPVISPHFGTPLAYIKLFTEMLSSGEIGELNKEQKDCISNIHQSAVNMKEVINKLYDIKILNSDELEIKTEEIEITKFLKSLIEECKKKNQVTGVEFSYKELLSEDIKINIDKKILSKIFEDIIDNALEYSRDKNPIVDIEIKELGFNYLLSIKDNGIGIPDEEQDFIFDKFFRSKNAMTKNSKGSGMSLYIAKRLLNKVGVEIFFESKQGEGTTFFIEIPKGGMRQ, translated from the coding sequence ATGAAAATTGATGAAAAATCAATTTTATTGTATAATAAGGATAAGAAAAAATTGATGAAAATAAAACAAAAGCTTAACTTAGGCTTCATTATTGTAATTATTTTGATAATTATTCCTGTTGGGGTAAGTATTTTTGCTTTAAAGAAAGTGAACGGTTTTTATGAGTCTACACAAAAGCTGAATAAGTTGACAGATCTTTTTTATAGTGAGGATTTGTCAATTGACAAGTATTCCCACATTCTAATGATGGATGACCAAGATGATGTTAGCAGAAATGAAAAACTTACATCCTCAGAGAAAACTTTTTTAAACGACTACAGTGAGGCAAATAATCTAATTCAAAGCTTGAAGGAAGAGTGTTTTTCGGATGAAGGGTCTGAAATAGTTGATAAACTTTCACTTAATCATGTATATTTTAAAGAAGCTTTTGAAAGAATAAAAGAAGTTTTTGTCAATGTAAAAACTTCTGAAGAAAAAATTTCTTTAAAGCTCAATGAAATTAGTCAAAAAAGAGACCTCATAAAAGAAGAAATTTTTGATAGTGAGCTTCAAAATGCAAGCTCTACTAAGAACTTTTTCTATCTTTCGTTGTCAAAATACAATGAAATAAAGAATTTAGAATCAAGCTTCCTGTATTCTTCTACAAATAAAGAGTCTCTTGATACTCTTTTGTTTTCAATAAATAATTTTGAAACTCACATTAAAGAAAGTTCGTTATTTGATGACAGAACAAAGGTTTTTTTATTATTTAAAGAATATAGAAACCAATTGGATATTTTTTTTGCTGACAATGAATACAAAAACTTTGATGATTATTCAATCGATTTGGAAATTAGAAAATTGGATGATCATGTAGCCATTCTCCTTAAAGGTGATGCCAATAACGCCTTACTTAGATTGAAGGAAATCCGAACAGAAAAAATAAAAGAAATGTTCCTTTTTTTGGAAATTTTTAACTTATTTTTTCTTATCGTAATCATTTTAGCCACTTTTTTAATAAGTAAAAAAGTATCTATGAATATTGTTGACCCCATTCTGAAACTTAGGGAATTTTCCAATAAAATAGGAGGAGGGATTGAACATGAGCCTCTCAGGATTGAAACCAAGGATGAAATGGGAGATTTATCAAGAGTTTTTAATGAAATGGATATTAAATTGAAGAAATCGAACGATGAACTTCTTGATAAAATAAATGAATTAAAAATTAAAGACAATATTGAATCTTTAATTGAGTCACTTACTGATGGAATAATAATGTATGATAAATCAAAAAATATAGTTTTGAAAAATTCTGCGGTAAAAAAGATATTAAATATTAGTGATAGAAAACTCTCTTTAAAAAATCTCTATAGTATTTTCGCAAAGCATAATTTAGAATTTCACATAGACCTTTCACTAAAAACTAACGAAATCTATAGAATAGATAATGTTGATCTGCTTGGGAAAAAATTCGAGGTCATAATCACTCAAGTTGCAGATTATAATAATAAAATAGTTGGGGGTTTAATGATTTTTCATCAAAAAGAAAACTCTGAAATTATTTTGCATAAAGATAGCTCTAAGGTCGATTTCGGTCCAGTGATATCTCCTCATTTTGGGACCCCATTGGCCTATATTAAGCTATTTACTGAAATGCTTTCTTCTGGTGAGATAGGTGAATTAAACAAGGAGCAAAAAGACTGTATATCAAATATTCATCAGTCTGCAGTTAATATGAAAGAAGTTATTAATAAATTGTACGATATTAAAATTTTAAATAGCGACGAATTGGAGATAAAAACAGAAGAAATTGAAATAACCAAATTTCTTAAAAGCTTGATTGAAGAGTGTAAAAAGAAAAATCAAGTAACAGGCGTGGAATTTAGTTACAAAGAATTACTCTCAGAAGATATAAAGATCAATATTGATAAAAAGATATTATCAAAAATTTTTGAAGATATCATCGACAACGCACTTGAATACAGTAGGGATAAAAATCCCATTGTTGACATTGAAATAAAGGAACTAGGCTTTAATTATTTGTTAAGCATTAAGGACAATGGTATTGGGATTCCAGACGAAGAACAGGATTTTATATTTGATAAATTTTTTAGATCAAAGAATGCAATGACTAAGAACAGTAAAGGTTCAGGTATGAGTTTGTATATAGCAAAAAGACTTTTAAATAAGGTGGGAGTAGAAATATTCTTTGAATCAAAACAAGGAGAAGGAACAACTTTCTTTATTGAAATTCCGAAGGGGGGAATGAGACAATAA
- the gyrB gene encoding DNA topoisomerase (ATP-hydrolyzing) subunit B, whose translation MAKENDKKKVNKDYSADSITVLEGLDPVRKRPGMYIGSTSAAGLHHLIWEVVDNGIDEAMAGFATEITLTLLSDGMVQVEDNGRGIPVGIHKATGVSALETVLTKLHAGGKFGDGAYKVSGGLHGVGVSVVNALSTYLKAEVHQNGKIWSQEYKIGKPKSKLKSDGKTNKTGTIITFKPDDTIFTELEFSWGKILDRLRQQSYLTKGITMIIHDRRSDHSVKDYKFHFEGGIKSYIKALNHNKTVKNETIFYVEKELPEAKVEVSLQYNDEFNETALAFANNIYNQEGGTHLVGFRTALTRTINSYARAHNLLKEKEENLTGDDVREGLTTIISVKITDPQFEGQTKGKLGNAEVKSAVESVFGENFTIFLEEHPKEAEAIIGKCILSSQARIAARTARASILRKGALDGMTLPGKLSDCSSRKAEDSELFIVEGDSAGGSAKQGRDRKFQAILPLRGKILNVERARLDKMLANNEIKNLVIALGTNIDDQFDLEKLRYHRVVIMTDADVDGSHIRTLLLTLFYRHFTEMVTGGHLYIAQPPLYQIKKGTSFKYAYTEEEKFEIIKEYGGELQEASEAIQNPEESGEETDEEEAPREVKKAPHKINIQRYKGLGEMNPDQLWETTMDPEKRVMKQVTVEDAAGADKVFDMLMGGNVLPRKNFIQTHAKKVENLDV comes from the coding sequence ATGGCGAAGGAAAATGATAAAAAGAAAGTTAATAAAGACTATTCTGCTGACTCAATTACCGTTCTAGAGGGTCTTGACCCTGTCAGAAAAAGGCCGGGAATGTACATTGGCTCAACTTCTGCGGCTGGATTGCATCATTTAATATGGGAGGTTGTTGATAACGGTATTGATGAAGCCATGGCTGGTTTTGCCACCGAAATCACTCTCACCTTGTTGTCTGATGGGATGGTCCAGGTAGAAGATAATGGTCGTGGAATTCCTGTTGGTATTCATAAAGCGACTGGAGTCTCTGCTCTTGAGACAGTGTTAACAAAACTACATGCAGGAGGTAAATTTGGTGACGGTGCTTACAAGGTTTCTGGTGGTCTACATGGAGTAGGTGTTTCAGTCGTCAACGCTCTCTCAACTTATCTTAAAGCAGAAGTTCACCAAAATGGAAAAATTTGGTCTCAAGAATATAAAATTGGTAAACCTAAGTCAAAGCTAAAGAGTGATGGTAAAACAAACAAAACTGGAACTATTATAACTTTTAAGCCAGATGATACTATATTTACTGAACTCGAATTTTCTTGGGGTAAAATCCTAGATAGATTAAGACAACAATCTTATCTTACAAAAGGAATAACCATGATAATTCACGACAGAAGGTCTGACCATTCTGTAAAAGATTATAAATTTCATTTTGAAGGAGGTATTAAGTCATATATTAAAGCCCTTAATCACAACAAAACTGTTAAAAATGAGACCATTTTTTATGTTGAGAAAGAATTACCTGAGGCTAAAGTTGAAGTCTCCCTGCAATACAATGATGAATTTAATGAAACAGCTCTTGCCTTCGCTAATAACATATACAACCAAGAAGGAGGAACGCACTTGGTTGGCTTCAGAACGGCCCTTACGCGTACTATTAACTCGTATGCGAGAGCTCACAACCTCTTAAAAGAAAAAGAAGAAAATCTTACTGGTGATGATGTCCGTGAAGGACTAACAACCATCATTAGTGTTAAAATAACTGACCCTCAATTTGAAGGTCAAACTAAAGGAAAACTCGGCAATGCTGAGGTAAAGAGTGCTGTTGAAAGTGTTTTTGGAGAGAATTTTACTATATTTCTTGAAGAGCACCCCAAAGAAGCTGAAGCGATTATCGGTAAATGTATACTGTCTTCTCAGGCTAGAATTGCTGCTAGAACAGCTAGAGCCAGTATCCTGCGGAAAGGAGCTCTTGACGGAATGACTCTTCCAGGAAAACTTTCAGATTGTTCAAGCAGAAAGGCCGAAGATTCTGAATTGTTTATAGTTGAGGGTGATTCTGCGGGAGGATCAGCCAAACAAGGTCGAGATAGAAAATTTCAAGCAATTTTGCCCCTTCGTGGTAAAATACTTAATGTTGAAAGAGCCAGACTTGATAAGATGCTTGCTAACAACGAAATTAAAAATCTCGTTATAGCACTTGGTACAAATATTGATGACCAATTTGATTTAGAAAAACTTAGATATCACAGAGTTGTAATAATGACAGACGCTGATGTAGATGGATCTCACATTAGAACGCTTCTGTTAACATTGTTTTACAGACATTTTACTGAAATGGTTACCGGCGGACATCTCTACATTGCCCAGCCCCCTCTTTACCAAATAAAAAAAGGAACTTCTTTCAAGTATGCATACACTGAAGAAGAGAAATTTGAAATAATTAAAGAGTATGGCGGAGAATTACAAGAAGCATCCGAGGCAATACAAAATCCTGAAGAATCAGGAGAAGAAACTGACGAAGAAGAAGCTCCCAGGGAAGTTAAAAAAGCTCCACATAAAATTAATATTCAAAGATATAAAGGTCTTGGTGAAATGAATCCAGATCAATTGTGGGAAACAACCATGGATCCCGAGAAACGAGTAATGAAGCAAGTAACGGTTGAAGATGCTGCCGGGGCAGACAAAGTATTTGATATGCTTATGGGTGGAAATGTACTCCCTAGAAAGAATTTTATTCAAACCCATGCAAAGAAAGTTGAAAATTTAGACGTTTAA